Genomic window (Chryseobacterium sp. H1D6B):
CTAATTTCGGAAAGTTTTTCAAAAAAATAGTAGGGGAGACCCCAAAAACCTGGCGGACTAAAAACCAGGAATAATCTCCCGAAAAGTTCACCATACTTTATCAGTTTTATTTCCTGAATTTTGTTTACATCAATAAAAAAACAAAATTATGACAAAGAATGATCTGAAAGGAAAAGTAGTACTGGTTGCTGGAGGTGCAAAAAATTTAGGCGGACTTCTCAGCAGAGATTTTGCATCTAAAGGAGCGAAAGTAGCAGTACACTACAACAGTGATAAAACAAAAGAAGATGCTGAAAAAACGCTGAAAGCAATTCAGGAAATGGGCGGTGAAGCTTTTTTATTTCAGGCTGACCTTACGAAAGTAGAAAACATTAAAAAACTTTTCGAAGAGACTAAAAATAAATTCGGCGGGATTGATATTGCAGTGAATACCGTAGGAATGGTCTTGAAAAAACCTTTCCTGGAAACTTCTGAAGAAGAATATGACCAGATGTTCAATATCAATTCTAAAGTGGCTTATTTCTTTATTCAGGAAGCAGGAAAACACCTGAATGACCACGGAAAGATCTGTACAATTGTTACTTCTTTACTGGCAGCATACACAGGATTGTACTCTACATATGCGGGTGCAAAAGCTCCGGTAGAGCATTTTACCAGAATGGCTTCTAAAGAATTCGGAGACCGCGGGATTTCTGTAACAGCTGTTGCGCCAGGACCTATGGATACTCCTTTTTTCTACGGCCAGGAAGGAGAAGATGCAGTAGCTTATCATAAATCAGCATCAGCTCTAGGAGGATTAACGGATATTAAAGACATCGCTCCATTAGTGCAATTTTTAGTAACCGACGGATGGTGGATCACCGGGCAGACTATTTTTGCGAACGGAGGCTATACTACGAGATAATCAATTTAATTATTTAGAAATCATGTAGTATTAACTGTCATATTGAATAACGTTAAGCATCATTGATTATAAACAAAACTTCCGCCCAGCAGCGGAAGTTTTTATTTGGATTCATATTTTTCTTATTCAAATTGACTTTCTTTAAATCATCTTAATCAACAAACTTCATAACCGTCCATGTTATAAGACACACAATACCTAAAATAAGAATTCTTTTGCCGTGCTGTCTGTCATTCGACCCATAAGCTTGTATGCGTGTTCCGTTCGGGAGTGTTTTCTTATGGTTCATCAAAAACCAGCCATAAAAGATACCCAAAAAGCCTCCTAAAAACGCGACAATATATCCTGCTGTAAGATGCCAGCTTTCGGCTTTATCTGGTTTAGACTGCTCTATGATTTTCTCTTCTCTGCTTTTTTTGATACTATTATAGTTGATCTCTATGTTTCTGTCTTTCAGTATTTTTTTTGCGAGG
Coding sequences:
- a CDS encoding SDR family oxidoreductase; its protein translation is MTKNDLKGKVVLVAGGAKNLGGLLSRDFASKGAKVAVHYNSDKTKEDAEKTLKAIQEMGGEAFLFQADLTKVENIKKLFEETKNKFGGIDIAVNTVGMVLKKPFLETSEEEYDQMFNINSKVAYFFIQEAGKHLNDHGKICTIVTSLLAAYTGLYSTYAGAKAPVEHFTRMASKEFGDRGISVTAVAPGPMDTPFFYGQEGEDAVAYHKSASALGGLTDIKDIAPLVQFLVTDGWWITGQTIFANGGYTTR